The window AACTGAACTTAGTCATTGAAAAATTTCTTAGCCGAGGTTATTTTAGTAGCTTATATCTTAGAGAACCAAGTGGTTTACGAATTGAAATAGCAACTGAAGAACCAGGATTTCTCATTGACGAAGAGCTTGAACATTTAGGCGAACATTTAGCTTTACCAGATTTTCTAGAACCACAAAGAAAAGAAATTGAACTTAAATTGGAGGAATTATAAATGAACAACTTAAAGGGAATTCACCACGTAACAGCAATGACTAGTAGTGCCGAAAAAAATTACAAATTTTTCACAGAAGTATTAGGTATGCGTTTAATTAAAAAAACAGTCAATCAAGATGATATTCAAACCTATCATACATTTTTCGCAGATGACCGTGGGAGTGCTGGAACAGATATGACATTCTTCGATTTTCCAGGAATCCCTAAAGGAATAAAAGGAACTGATTCGATTTCACGTACATCCTTCCGCGTTCCAACTGATGCAGCCTTAGACTATTGGGTTGATCGTTTTAATGAATTTGATGTGAAACACGATGACATCCAAGAACGCTTCGGCAAGAAGACTTTAGCTTTTTCTGATTTTGACGATCAATATTATCAATTGATTTCTGATGAATTCAATGAAGGTGTCCCTGCTGGAATTCCATGGCAAAAAGGACCAGTTCCTTATGAATTTGCAATCGTTGGATTAGGTCCAGTCTTTCTAACAGTATCTGCTTTGGAACCAATGAAAATCATGTTGCAACAAATTATGGAATTTACTAAAGTTACGGAAGAAAATGGCTTCCATTTATTTGAAGTTGGTGAAGGCGGAAACGGTGCTCAAGTTATTGTTGAAGAACGTACAGATTTAAATCCTGCTAGAGAAGGTTTTGGAAATGTTCATCATGTAGCCTTCCGTGTTGCTGATCGTGCTGTTTTAGAAGAATGGATTGAACGTATTCGTTCATTTAATTTACCACAATCTGGTTATGTTGATCGTTTCTACTTTGAGTCTTTATATGTTCGTGTCGGTCCAATTTTATTTGAATTCGCGACAGATGGTCCTGGATTTATGCAAGATGAACCTTATGAAACAGTTGGTGAAAGCCTATCTCTACCACCATTCTTAGAAAGTCAACGTGAATATATCGAAAGCCGAGTTCGCCCATTCAATACAAAAAGGAGTGAATAATCTGATGGAACATTTCTTTAAATCTGGAACTAATGCTAGTGCACCACCACTATTACTGCTTCATGGTACTGGTGGTGACGAACACTCTTTGATCGATCTTGCTACCGCTCTTTCCCCTGATTCGGCTATTCTTTCTTTAAGAGGACCTCATTCAGAACAAGGAGCAAACCGCTTCTTTCGCCGTTTCGCTGAAGGACAGTTTGATTTAGAAGATTTAGAAA is drawn from Carnobacterium gallinarum DSM 4847 and contains these coding sequences:
- a CDS encoding ring-cleaving dioxygenase is translated as MNNLKGIHHVTAMTSSAEKNYKFFTEVLGMRLIKKTVNQDDIQTYHTFFADDRGSAGTDMTFFDFPGIPKGIKGTDSISRTSFRVPTDAALDYWVDRFNEFDVKHDDIQERFGKKTLAFSDFDDQYYQLISDEFNEGVPAGIPWQKGPVPYEFAIVGLGPVFLTVSALEPMKIMLQQIMEFTKVTEENGFHLFEVGEGGNGAQVIVEERTDLNPAREGFGNVHHVAFRVADRAVLEEWIERIRSFNLPQSGYVDRFYFESLYVRVGPILFEFATDGPGFMQDEPYETVGESLSLPPFLESQREYIESRVRPFNTKRSE